The following proteins are encoded in a genomic region of Sorangiineae bacterium MSr12523:
- a CDS encoding epoxide hydrolase 1 — protein MFEYGKYSPRPHFSADRGETALRSPARFAALIALFAVFVGGAACGNDGGANTDTETGAPAVVSDALASNAAIRPFRVHFPKEDLVDLRRRVLATRWPDRETVADRSQGTQLNNLQELVRYWGTDYDWRTFERKLNSLPQFKTRIEGLDIHFIHVRSRYPNALPVLLTHGWPGSIIEFLGAIDSLTDPVAHGGRAEDAFDVIIPSIPGYGFSSKPTETGWDPVHIGRVWAELMTRLGITRYVAQGGDWGAPITGAMALQKAPGLLGIHLNFPASVPPDIAKAINNGDPAPPGLSDDEKSAFESVSSFVKKQRGYAVMMETHPQSVGFGLTDSPAGLAGWVYEFNDGEPQRLLTKEQVADDLTLYWLTNTAVSSARLYWENKAPILSSEANNTKAITIPVAVTVFPNEIYRAPETWTRRAYPTLTYFSKADKGGHFAAWEQPELFSAELRAAFKSLR, from the coding sequence ATGTTTGAATATGGAAAATATAGTCCTCGACCTCATTTTTCAGCCGACCGGGGCGAAACGGCGCTCCGTTCCCCTGCGCGGTTTGCTGCGCTGATCGCCCTCTTCGCCGTCTTCGTCGGTGGCGCCGCATGCGGAAACGACGGGGGTGCCAATACGGATACCGAGACCGGCGCCCCTGCCGTGGTCAGCGATGCCTTGGCGAGCAATGCTGCCATTCGCCCGTTCCGCGTCCATTTTCCAAAGGAAGACTTGGTCGACCTTCGCCGCCGCGTGCTGGCGACGCGTTGGCCGGATCGGGAGACGGTTGCGGACCGCTCGCAGGGGACGCAACTAAACAACCTTCAGGAGCTCGTGCGTTATTGGGGCACGGACTACGACTGGCGCACATTCGAGAGAAAATTGAATAGCCTGCCACAATTCAAGACGCGGATCGAAGGCCTGGACATTCACTTCATCCACGTCCGCTCTCGCTATCCGAACGCACTGCCGGTGCTGCTCACCCACGGCTGGCCGGGCTCGATCATCGAGTTTCTAGGGGCCATCGATTCGCTTACCGATCCCGTCGCCCATGGTGGACGAGCCGAGGATGCGTTCGACGTGATCATACCATCGATTCCCGGCTACGGCTTCTCGAGCAAGCCCACCGAAACGGGTTGGGATCCCGTGCACATCGGGAGGGTTTGGGCGGAGCTGATGACGCGACTCGGGATCACCCGGTACGTCGCCCAGGGCGGCGATTGGGGCGCACCGATCACGGGTGCCATGGCGCTTCAGAAGGCCCCGGGGCTGCTCGGGATACATTTGAACTTTCCTGCGAGCGTGCCGCCGGACATTGCGAAGGCCATCAACAATGGCGACCCGGCGCCGCCCGGATTGTCGGATGACGAGAAGTCGGCATTCGAGTCCGTCAGCAGCTTCGTCAAAAAGCAACGCGGTTACGCCGTCATGATGGAAACGCATCCTCAAAGCGTAGGCTTTGGTCTGACCGACTCCCCCGCTGGCCTGGCCGGTTGGGTGTATGAATTCAACGATGGCGAGCCGCAACGTTTGCTTACCAAGGAGCAGGTAGCGGACGATCTCACACTTTATTGGCTGACGAATACCGCCGTATCTTCCGCGCGGCTCTACTGGGAGAACAAGGCTCCCATCCTGAGCTCGGAGGCGAACAATACGAAGGCGATTACCATCCCCGTGGCGGTGACGGTGTTCCCGAACGAGATCTACCGCGCGCCCGAGACTTGGACGCGGCGGGCCTATCCAACCCTCACGTATTTCAGCAAAGCCGACAAGGGCGGCCACTTCGCAGCGTGGGAGCAGCCCGAGCTTTTCAGCGCGGAGCTCCGTGCGGCGTTCAAATCATTGCGGTGA
- a CDS encoding methyltransferase domain-containing protein — MFRNLTLAFSEIQQWKRLSHLLLHVSRGDRVLDIGCGTGADAIALAPRVGTKGRVVGVDPDAIRIAIARSSAESLRIPVTFQRADIHELPFADGSFTHSRLDRMLHSFSDLGIALREAMRVTVAGGRFVLIEPDWRTLTIAGGDPKVTPAVLDAARNVAPTPAFGSDLRCRLSAIGLHVLERHYFELELRDFAIARALFSLETLLARASASHVTVAEAERWLRSLQFASATGTFRCTLGSVTVLAMKSANFPR; from the coding sequence ATGTTTCGCAATCTCACTCTAGCTTTTTCCGAGATTCAGCAGTGGAAACGACTTAGCCATCTCCTGCTTCACGTCAGCCGCGGTGATCGCGTACTGGACATCGGCTGCGGAACGGGTGCCGACGCGATCGCTCTTGCGCCGCGCGTCGGCACCAAAGGGAGGGTCGTTGGAGTCGATCCCGATGCAATCAGGATCGCCATCGCACGATCGAGCGCCGAATCGCTGCGCATTCCAGTCACGTTCCAGCGCGCCGACATTCACGAGCTCCCGTTCGCCGACGGGAGCTTTACCCACTCCCGGCTCGACCGCATGCTGCATTCTTTTTCGGATCTCGGCATTGCCCTCCGAGAAGCCATGCGGGTCACGGTCGCGGGAGGTCGCTTCGTCCTGATCGAACCCGATTGGCGCACATTGACCATCGCGGGCGGCGATCCGAAGGTGACGCCTGCCGTGCTCGATGCAGCGCGGAATGTCGCTCCTACGCCGGCATTCGGGTCGGACCTTCGGTGCCGCCTCTCCGCGATTGGATTGCACGTGCTCGAAAGGCACTACTTCGAGTTGGAACTTCGTGACTTCGCGATTGCGCGCGCCTTGTTCTCACTCGAGACGCTCCTCGCGCGCGCTTCCGCGTCCCACGTGACGGTCGCGGAGGCCGAGCGATGGCTACGCTCCCTGCAGTTCGCTTCGGCCACCGGAACGTTCCGTTGCACCCTCGGCAGTGTCACGGTATTGGCCATGAAGTCGGCCAATTTTCCGCGCTGA
- a CDS encoding DUF1428 domain-containing protein: MAYVDGYVLAVPKSNVEKYREVASIAGRVWREHGALEYRECVAEDVKPGELTSFPQSVLLKPDETVIFAWIVFESRAKRDEINAKVMNDPRLKDLMSEENPICDMKRMIFGGFETLVAV; this comes from the coding sequence ATGGCTTACGTCGATGGTTACGTGTTGGCCGTTCCCAAGAGCAACGTCGAGAAGTACCGCGAAGTCGCCAGCATCGCCGGCCGGGTTTGGCGCGAACACGGTGCGCTGGAATACCGCGAGTGTGTAGCCGAGGACGTGAAGCCAGGCGAGCTCACGTCCTTCCCGCAGAGCGTGCTCCTCAAGCCCGACGAGACGGTCATCTTCGCATGGATCGTGTTCGAGTCCCGCGCAAAACGCGACGAGATCAACGCGAAGGTGATGAACGATCCGCGCCTCAAGGACCTGATGTCCGAGGAGAATCCCATCTGCGACATGAAGCGGATGATCTTCGGGGGCTTCGAGACGCTGGTCGCGGTGTAG
- a CDS encoding VOC family protein — protein sequence MRISFIDHVQLAMPAGREDEARAFYQGTLGIPEQAKPAHLAKRGGAWFERGTLKVHVGVEKDFRPATKAHVAFIVEGLGELVARCKGAGYRVTTDEPLEGFDRVYIYDPFGNRLEFMEPTNTWSG from the coding sequence ATGCGCATTTCGTTCATTGATCACGTGCAGCTTGCGATGCCCGCGGGCAGGGAAGACGAGGCGCGTGCCTTCTACCAGGGCACGCTGGGTATTCCCGAGCAGGCCAAGCCCGCACACCTCGCCAAGCGCGGCGGTGCATGGTTCGAGCGGGGCACCCTCAAGGTGCACGTCGGCGTCGAGAAAGACTTTCGCCCGGCGACCAAAGCGCACGTCGCCTTCATCGTCGAAGGCTTGGGCGAGTTGGTCGCGCGATGCAAAGGCGCCGGCTACCGCGTCACCACCGACGAGCCGCTCGAGGGCTTCGACCGCGTGTACATCTACGACCCATTCGGCAACCGTTTGGAATTCATGGAACCAACCAATACATGGTCTGGGTAG
- a CDS encoding GNAT family N-acetyltransferase, whose protein sequence is MEDGDDVVVLAAGVPPTDEELHALFTVSWSNHQPRSFRPILARSLTWVTAHRGGHLVGFVNVVGDGGLHAFILDTTIHPDERRRGLGVRIVRYAADEARRLGAAWLHVDYEAHLQSFYERCGFGPTAAGLMRL, encoded by the coding sequence ATGGAAGACGGAGATGACGTGGTCGTGCTCGCCGCCGGGGTACCCCCGACCGACGAGGAGCTCCATGCCTTGTTCACGGTGTCGTGGTCCAATCATCAACCGCGGTCCTTCCGTCCCATTTTGGCGCGAAGCCTCACGTGGGTGACCGCCCATCGAGGTGGCCATCTGGTGGGCTTCGTGAACGTGGTTGGAGACGGTGGCCTGCACGCGTTCATCCTCGATACCACCATACATCCCGACGAGCGACGACGTGGACTCGGCGTACGCATCGTGCGGTATGCGGCGGACGAAGCACGACGTCTCGGCGCAGCATGGTTGCATGTCGATTACGAAGCCCATCTACAATCTTTTTACGAGCGATGCGGATTCGGGCCGACCGCCGCGGGGCTGATGCGGTTATAG
- a CDS encoding glycoside hydrolase family 5 protein, whose translation MNTRYSALALGACGALVLSSCQSSDDAASFSTTQSLAAARSPVAVSQKQQSWVFRDASGREVVLRGFNVSGSTKLYENSLLPFRNTADAALSAQAMRDQTGANAIRFLISWEGVQPSAGNIGYAYLDQAIAQMREFIQRGIYILVDYHQDLYSAHLFNPGSWYTGDGAPKWVIQAGNYPVENCGACILWGQNMQSNGAVRQAAYDFWRNRQLSTSAGTVGVQDAFLQQASAAMVYMKQKLSAEEFQSVLGFNPFNEPFDGGLDGKSGLEWEKNYLWPFYLRFRTAMDNSGWGAKPAFVEPLVFWNTSFGEEGGLSSVGTFGTKFVFNSHYYDGPRMVIDPSPASDGVYDGAMNRIRTRATSVATAPFVSEFGNRMSGNSSDRTPWMVRAMYQAMDTGVAGSRWWTDAASGGTVLSSTQWHWDIYNGRHHELMNGNPDKVQTEADGWNDEDFSAVKLDAAGKVTLRFDARVLDRLYPSAVAGDILAFGYEDLARSGFGGSGNQQAWLTVPSSMPNVASLVSGRQFGILVWRETASGAPTELHLPQSFAPATTAVVSDIARSSSLPASGNVSVTTELGSSTARRLLIAAGSPGTVHFALLVNAASGPAVTADQLTAAHNELTTWKGQRFP comes from the coding sequence ATGAATACACGCTATTCGGCTCTCGCTCTGGGAGCCTGCGGTGCCCTCGTGCTCTCGAGCTGTCAGTCTTCCGACGACGCAGCCTCTTTCTCCACCACGCAGTCGCTGGCCGCCGCGCGGTCGCCGGTCGCGGTATCGCAAAAGCAACAGAGTTGGGTATTCCGCGATGCTTCCGGCCGCGAAGTCGTTTTGCGCGGCTTCAACGTGTCCGGCAGCACGAAGCTTTACGAGAACAGTCTTTTGCCATTCCGCAATACGGCCGACGCCGCGCTCTCCGCACAGGCGATGCGCGACCAAACGGGGGCGAATGCCATTCGCTTTCTCATCAGTTGGGAGGGGGTACAACCCAGCGCGGGGAACATCGGATACGCCTATCTCGACCAGGCGATCGCGCAGATGCGTGAATTCATCCAACGAGGAATCTACATTCTGGTCGACTACCACCAAGATCTCTATTCTGCGCACCTGTTCAATCCGGGCAGCTGGTACACGGGCGATGGCGCCCCAAAGTGGGTGATCCAGGCGGGGAACTACCCCGTCGAGAATTGTGGGGCCTGCATTCTCTGGGGCCAGAACATGCAATCGAACGGCGCCGTGCGGCAGGCCGCTTACGATTTTTGGCGCAACCGGCAGCTGAGTACCTCGGCGGGCACCGTGGGGGTGCAGGACGCGTTCCTTCAGCAAGCGTCTGCGGCCATGGTGTACATGAAGCAAAAGCTCTCGGCGGAGGAATTCCAGAGCGTCTTGGGCTTCAACCCGTTCAACGAGCCGTTCGACGGCGGGTTGGATGGCAAAAGTGGTTTGGAATGGGAAAAGAATTACCTCTGGCCCTTTTACCTGCGCTTCCGCACGGCCATGGATAATTCGGGGTGGGGCGCGAAGCCGGCGTTCGTCGAGCCGCTCGTTTTCTGGAACACGTCGTTTGGCGAGGAGGGTGGCCTCTCCTCCGTCGGCACGTTCGGGACGAAGTTCGTATTCAATAGCCATTACTACGACGGCCCGCGCATGGTCATCGATCCATCGCCGGCGTCGGATGGCGTGTACGACGGGGCGATGAATCGGATCCGCACGCGCGCAACGTCCGTGGCCACGGCGCCCTTCGTATCCGAGTTTGGCAACCGGATGTCCGGCAACAGCAGCGATCGCACGCCGTGGATGGTGCGGGCCATGTACCAGGCCATGGACACGGGGGTGGCTGGCTCACGTTGGTGGACCGATGCGGCCTCCGGTGGCACTGTGCTGTCGTCCACCCAATGGCATTGGGACATTTACAATGGCCGTCATCATGAATTGATGAACGGCAACCCCGACAAGGTGCAGACCGAGGCCGACGGGTGGAACGACGAGGACTTCTCCGCCGTCAAGCTGGATGCGGCGGGCAAGGTCACCCTGCGGTTCGACGCGCGCGTGCTCGACCGCCTCTATCCCTCCGCGGTGGCGGGCGACATTCTCGCCTTCGGGTACGAGGATCTCGCGCGCTCCGGGTTCGGTGGCAGCGGCAACCAGCAAGCGTGGCTGACCGTGCCCTCCTCGATGCCCAATGTCGCGTCGTTGGTGTCGGGGCGGCAGTTTGGCATTTTGGTGTGGCGCGAAACGGCATCCGGCGCACCCACGGAGCTGCACCTTCCGCAGTCGTTCGCTCCTGCAACCACCGCCGTGGTCAGCGATATTGCCCGATCGAGCAGCCTTCCGGCCTCGGGCAATGTGTCCGTCACGACGGAGCTTGGCTCGAGCACCGCACGCCGTTTGCTCATTGCCGCCGGCAGTCCGGGGACGGTTCACTTCGCGCTGTTGGTCAATGCTGCGAGTGGTCCGGCGGTGACTGCCGATCAGCTCACCGCGGCCCACAACGAGCTCACGACGTGGAAGGGTCAACGGTTCCCTTGA